The nucleotide window ATCAAATGTCTGAGTATAGTCATTTATATAAGAGCTTGAATTATCAATTACGTCGCTCATTTATGAACACTGAGTATTCTCTTTACAGTGATATTGTTTAAAGTAACAGAACAGATAATACACCTTAAGTCCACCTATTACTTGGGTGTATTCTTATTGTTTAACCTAAAGTATAAAATGACATAACGGTTAAAAGGGTTTTATGAAAGCGTTTGTATTCGGGTTAGGCGGGGGAGGAGATGTAGTCTCAGCTTACGTAGCAGCACTATACTTAGAGTCCAAGGGATATGAGACAATTTTGGGAGCAGTAACTTGGGAGAGGTATGTAGAAGACCCAGTACCAGGACCTATCTGCGACTTCGAAAACCATGTTAGAGTTAACGATATCATAACAGAACTAAACTCCAGGTCTTACTCCATAAGGCTGGGTAAAGTGGTTATCCCTCAGATAGTGAGGTTGATGAAGAGCACCGGGATCCCCAAAGGGTACTCTATCTGTATAAAGAAAGGACTAAAAGACTTGGTAAAGGGTATTGAGGACTTTTCAGAGAGGAATAACGTTAATTTGGTGGTCGGGGTCGACGCAGGGGGCGATATCCTAGCAAAAGGGTGCGAAAAAACGTTGGGCAGCCCTCTGATAGACTTTATTATGTTAAATGTGCTGGGGAATTTGAGGATTAAATCCCTTTTAGCTACAATAGGAGCAGGGAGTGACGGTGAGTTGGAACATGATTATATTCTACAAAGGATCTCAGAAATAGCTAGGCTTGGCGGACTAAAGGACAGTAAAGGTATTGACGAAAGTATTGCTGAAAAACTAGAGATAGTCCTAAATGACGTAAGGACAGAGGCTTCGAGAATACCGTATGAAGCTTTTCATGGCTTATACGGTCGTGTAAAAATAAGGGGTGGAACGAGAGAGGTCTACGTAACACCGGTGTCCTCCATTATGTTCTTTTTGGATCCAAAGGTAGTAATTTCAACATCTCCATTAGCCCAAGTATTGAAAGACTTTTCTTCATTGGACGATGCAAATAGGAGGTTGAATGAAGTAGGAATATTTACCGAATATGATCTAGAAAAGGAACTATTTGCCCGATACGGCACGAAAAGTAGCGAGGTCGAAGGCGAAGACGTATTAAGGATTAGGGAAGAAGGGAAAAAAAGGTTAGGCGACTGTAAATTAGTTTATTAAAGACATAGAAAATATACCGAGTTAGTTCATAGAAGTCTTTTATTCAAAGCAATTTAATAATATAGTGTGAAAACCATTGAAGAGCTGAAGGAAAAGTACGGCTTAACTGATGAGGAAATAGACTATGCATTAGATAAGGCTAAAGGTATAATTTTGGGATTTGCAATGGAATTGAGAGCGATAAAAGTTCTAGAAGATATGAGTTTCACTAATGTAAAGTATGTAGACCTACCTACCCACGATATTGAAGCAGAGAAGTCAGGGAACAAGTACTATATTGAAGTCAAAGCCTCGAAAAAGTCTCCAACTAGAGAATATTCCGCTTACAAGTTAGCAATGATAGCCATGCTT belongs to Stygiolobus caldivivus and includes:
- a CDS encoding DUF1152 domain-containing protein — protein: MKAFVFGLGGGGDVVSAYVAALYLESKGYETILGAVTWERYVEDPVPGPICDFENHVRVNDIITELNSRSYSIRLGKVVIPQIVRLMKSTGIPKGYSICIKKGLKDLVKGIEDFSERNNVNLVVGVDAGGDILAKGCEKTLGSPLIDFIMLNVLGNLRIKSLLATIGAGSDGELEHDYILQRISEIARLGGLKDSKGIDESIAEKLEIVLNDVRTEASRIPYEAFHGLYGRVKIRGGTREVYVTPVSSIMFFLDPKVVISTSPLAQVLKDFSSLDDANRRLNEVGIFTEYDLEKELFARYGTKSSEVEGEDVLRIREEGKKRLGDCKLVY